The Denitrificimonas caeni genome has a segment encoding these proteins:
- a CDS encoding VacJ family lipoprotein: MSKHPLFGSLISTSVVLLALSQPSWAESENIDADGFKNPLQSIEFNLDPNRHEFERATIDALHISDPLEQWNRRVYHFNYRFDQWVFLPVVKGYTKVTPSFARKGVSNFFSNLGEIPTLANSILQLKGQRAMETTARILFNTILGVGGLWDPATKMGLKKNNEDFGQTLGYYGVPNGPYLMLPFLGPSNVRDTTGLVADFSLETSVNWLNMGEESRRNPEIYGLEIIDQRYITELRYGQLNSPFEYEKIRYAYTKSRDLKIAR; encoded by the coding sequence ATGAGTAAACACCCTCTGTTCGGCTCCTTGATCAGCACCAGCGTCGTCCTGTTAGCCTTGAGCCAGCCCAGCTGGGCTGAAAGTGAAAACATTGATGCGGATGGCTTTAAGAATCCACTCCAAAGCATAGAGTTTAACCTTGACCCAAACCGTCATGAGTTTGAGCGTGCCACCATTGATGCGCTGCATATCAGTGACCCGCTGGAGCAGTGGAACCGCCGTGTGTATCACTTCAACTACCGTTTTGATCAGTGGGTGTTTTTACCTGTGGTCAAGGGCTACACCAAAGTCACCCCAAGCTTTGCCCGCAAAGGGGTGAGTAACTTTTTTAGTAATCTCGGTGAGATTCCAACCCTAGCCAACAGCATCTTGCAACTCAAAGGCCAGCGCGCGATGGAAACCACCGCACGGATTTTATTCAACACCATATTGGGTGTCGGCGGCCTGTGGGACCCTGCGACTAAAATGGGCTTAAAAAAGAATAACGAAGATTTTGGCCAAACCCTAGGCTACTACGGTGTACCCAATGGCCCTTACCTGATGCTGCCATTTTTAGGCCCATCCAATGTGCGTGACACCACTGGTCTAGTTGCGGACTTCAGTTTAGAAACTTCAGTGAACTGGTTGAATATGGGCGAAGAAAGTCGGCGCAACCCAGAAATTTACGGCTTAGAGATCATTGATCAAAGGTACATTACTGAGCTGCGCTACGGTCAATTGAACTCACCTTTCGAGTACGAAAAGATCCGTTACGCTTACACCAAGTCCCGTGATCTAAAAATTGCTCGGTAA
- the fabZ gene encoding 3-hydroxyacyl-ACP dehydratase FabZ, whose protein sequence is MMDINEIRQLLPHRYPFLLVDRVTAIDLEEKTINAYKNVSINEPFFNGHFPQYPIMPGVLIIEAMAQAAGVLGFKMMDASPDDGTLYYFVGSDKLRFRQPVVPGDRLDLAASFISAKRGIWKFNCQATVGDVIVCSAEIICAERKL, encoded by the coding sequence ATGATGGACATTAACGAAATTCGTCAGCTGCTTCCGCATCGCTACCCATTTTTACTAGTGGATCGTGTGACTGCGATTGATTTAGAAGAGAAGACGATCAATGCTTACAAAAATGTAAGTATCAACGAGCCTTTTTTCAATGGCCACTTCCCGCAGTATCCGATTATGCCGGGTGTACTGATTATCGAAGCCATGGCGCAAGCAGCAGGTGTGCTGGGCTTTAAGATGATGGATGCTTCGCCTGATGACGGCACTTTGTACTACTTTGTTGGCTCGGACAAGTTGCGCTTCCGCCAGCCGGTCGTACCTGGTGATCGCCTCGACTTGGCTGCGAGCTTTATCAGTGCTAAGCGTGGCATCTGGAAGTTCAATTGCCAAGCTACAGTGGGTGATGTAATAGTATGTTCTGCTGAAATTATTTGTGCGGAACGCAAACTATGA
- the rnhB gene encoding ribonuclease HII → MQLELLQQNYAGKRIAGVDEVGRGPLCGPVVTAAVILDPQRPILGLNDSKKLTEKKREALFVEIQEKALAWCIARADVEEIDRLNILHATMLAMQRAVAGLSITPDLALIDGNRCPQLAMPSEAVVQGDGLVAEISAASILAKVSRDREMAELDAQYPGYGIARHKGYPTPAHLKALQELGPTAIYRRSFAPVRRFFEES, encoded by the coding sequence ATGCAACTTGAGTTACTGCAGCAAAATTATGCGGGCAAACGCATTGCTGGTGTTGATGAGGTTGGTCGTGGGCCTTTATGCGGGCCAGTGGTGACTGCCGCAGTAATTCTCGACCCGCAGCGTCCTATTCTTGGATTAAATGATTCAAAAAAGCTCACCGAGAAAAAGCGTGAAGCTTTATTTGTTGAGATCCAAGAAAAAGCTTTAGCGTGGTGCATTGCGCGCGCTGATGTGGAAGAAATTGATCGATTAAATATTTTACATGCCACCATGCTAGCCATGCAGCGTGCCGTCGCTGGCCTGTCGATTACCCCAGATTTAGCCTTGATTGATGGCAATCGTTGCCCACAATTGGCCATGCCCAGTGAGGCGGTGGTGCAAGGTGATGGTTTAGTCGCTGAGATTTCAGCGGCATCTATTTTGGCCAAGGTCAGCCGTGACCGGGAAATGGCAGAGCTGGATGCACAATACCCAGGTTATGGCATCGCGCGGCACAAAGGTTACCCAACGCCGGCGCATTTAAAAGCGCTGCAAGAGTTGGGGCCAACAGCAATCTATCGCCGTTCATTTGCGCCGGTACGGCGCTTCTTCGAAGAAAGCTAA
- the ispC gene encoding 1-deoxy-D-xylulose-5-phosphate reductoisomerase gives MNQDTQHVQQITVLGATGSIGTSTLDVISQHPERYQVFALTAHSRIAELQALCLRHRPRFAVVADAAQGQRLQSDLRSAGVKTEVLSGAQGLCAVAAHPEVDAVMAAIVGAAGLESAMAAVTAGKKILLANKEALVMSGALFMRAVHEHGAQLLPIDSEHNAIFQCLPCNYAEGLAPLGVRRILLTASGGPFRNSSYAELEKVTPAQACAHPNWSMGQKISVDSATMMNKGLELIEACWLFAARPEQIEVVIHPQSVIHSLVDYVDGSMLAQLGNPDMRTPIAHAMAWPERIASGVAPLDLCALARMDFIAPDLQRFACLRLAIEAAQAGGATPIVLNAANEVAVAAFLQERIGFTQIPQLIEDVLNSAVVSQAQNLPEVFAVDQLARQHANVWLNKQSVNVGVGS, from the coding sequence TTGAATCAAGATACACAGCATGTGCAACAGATCACTGTGCTGGGGGCCACAGGCTCCATCGGTACTAGCACCCTGGATGTGATTAGCCAGCACCCTGAGCGTTATCAGGTGTTTGCTTTGACTGCACATTCGCGCATCGCCGAGTTACAAGCGCTGTGCTTACGCCATCGCCCGCGTTTCGCAGTGGTGGCTGATGCGGCTCAGGGGCAAAGGCTGCAAAGTGATTTGCGCAGTGCCGGAGTGAAGACCGAGGTGCTCAGTGGCGCGCAAGGCTTGTGTGCAGTGGCTGCGCATCCAGAGGTGGATGCAGTGATGGCGGCAATTGTCGGTGCCGCAGGTTTAGAGTCAGCCATGGCCGCAGTGACTGCTGGGAAGAAAATCCTCTTAGCTAATAAAGAAGCCTTGGTGATGTCCGGTGCGTTATTTATGCGTGCGGTGCATGAGCACGGTGCGCAGTTATTGCCAATTGATAGCGAGCACAATGCTATTTTTCAATGTTTGCCTTGTAACTATGCTGAAGGTTTAGCGCCATTAGGTGTGCGCCGTATATTATTGACCGCCTCGGGCGGGCCGTTTCGCAATAGCAGTTATGCCGAATTAGAAAAAGTTACTCCAGCGCAAGCTTGCGCACACCCGAACTGGTCCATGGGGCAAAAGATCTCTGTTGATTCCGCCACCATGATGAATAAAGGTTTGGAATTAATTGAAGCCTGCTGGTTGTTTGCTGCCCGTCCGGAGCAAATTGAAGTGGTGATTCATCCACAAAGTGTGATTCATTCGCTGGTCGACTATGTGGATGGTTCAATGTTAGCGCAGTTGGGTAATCCTGATATGCGCACGCCCATTGCCCATGCTATGGCTTGGCCGGAGCGTATCGCTTCAGGGGTTGCGCCATTGGATTTATGTGCTTTGGCACGAATGGATTTTATTGCCCCAGATTTGCAGCGTTTTGCCTGTTTGCGCTTAGCCATTGAAGCAGCGCAAGCCGGCGGGGCGACACCTATTGTGCTGAATGCGGCCAATGAAGTGGCGGTGGCAGCGTTTTTACAAGAGCGCATAGGCTTTACCCAGATTCCACAATTGATCGAAGATGTGCTGAACTCAGCAGTGGTCAGTCAGGCACAAAATTTGCCGGAGGTTTTTGCGGTGGATCAGTTGGCGCGGCAACATGCCAATGTTTGGCTCAATAAACAATCAGTAAATGTAGGTGTAGGCTCATGA
- the rseP gene encoding sigma E protease regulator RseP, whose product MSGLYMLLGTLVTLGVLVTIHEYGHFWVARRCGVKVLRFSIGFGTPLIRWHDRKGTEFVIALIPLGGYVKMLDERETEVPEAQRSQSFNSKTVGQRIAIVAAGPVANFALAFFLFWCLAMLGSQQVKPVIGEVVAESIAAQAGLHSGQEILAVDGQAVSGWSDVNLQFIQRIGESGNLYVEAQSEGSSVPSSYTLVLDKWLHGAEEPNPIAALGIQPWRPQAAAIVAQLDPEGPAQYAGLQLNDKIMAIDGQAVADWQAVVDYVQAHPDSTVQLSIERDGQRQNLQVLLTAQGEGSQKRGYLGMGVAGGEWPQNMLREVRFGPLDAVVAGAQRTWTMSALTLASLKKMLFGELSVKNLSGPITIAKVAGASAESGLRSFLNFMAYLSISLGVLNLLPIPVLDGGHLLFYLVEWVRGRPLSERVQGYGMQIGIALVVCVMLLAVFNDLARL is encoded by the coding sequence ATGAGTGGTTTGTACATGTTGCTTGGAACCCTGGTGACTTTGGGTGTTTTAGTGACTATCCACGAGTATGGACACTTTTGGGTGGCGCGCCGCTGTGGAGTAAAGGTGCTGCGCTTCTCCATTGGTTTTGGCACCCCTTTGATTCGTTGGCATGACCGTAAAGGCACTGAATTTGTGATTGCCTTGATCCCCCTTGGCGGCTACGTGAAAATGCTCGATGAGCGTGAAACCGAAGTGCCGGAAGCACAAAGAAGCCAGTCCTTTAACAGTAAAACTGTGGGGCAGCGCATTGCCATTGTGGCAGCGGGGCCGGTTGCTAACTTTGCGCTAGCGTTTTTCCTGTTCTGGTGCTTAGCCATGCTTGGCAGCCAGCAAGTCAAACCGGTGATTGGTGAGGTTGTCGCCGAGAGTATTGCAGCGCAGGCTGGTTTGCACAGCGGTCAAGAAATCCTTGCTGTCGATGGGCAGGCAGTGTCTGGCTGGAGTGATGTTAATCTGCAGTTTATTCAGCGCATTGGGGAAAGCGGCAACCTCTATGTTGAAGCGCAAAGTGAGGGCAGTTCAGTGCCCAGTAGCTATACCTTGGTGTTGGATAAGTGGCTGCACGGCGCTGAAGAACCGAACCCCATTGCCGCGCTGGGTATTCAACCCTGGCGTCCGCAAGCGGCAGCGATTGTTGCCCAGCTTGACCCTGAAGGTCCGGCACAATATGCGGGTTTACAGCTTAACGATAAAATTATGGCCATTGACGGCCAAGCTGTGGCTGATTGGCAAGCGGTGGTGGACTATGTGCAAGCCCATCCTGACAGCACCGTGCAGCTGAGTATTGAGCGTGACGGCCAGCGCCAGAATCTGCAAGTACTGCTCACCGCGCAAGGTGAGGGCTCACAAAAGCGTGGTTATTTAGGCATGGGCGTGGCCGGTGGCGAGTGGCCGCAAAATATGCTGCGTGAAGTGCGCTTTGGCCCACTGGATGCAGTTGTGGCTGGGGCACAGCGCACCTGGACAATGAGCGCGCTGACCTTAGCATCGCTGAAAAAAATGTTGTTTGGCGAACTCTCAGTTAAAAACTTGAGCGGGCCGATAACCATTGCTAAAGTGGCGGGCGCTTCAGCAGAAAGCGGCTTGCGGAGCTTTTTGAACTTTATGGCTTATTTGAGTATCAGTCTTGGTGTATTGAATTTATTGCCAATACCTGTGCTTGATGGCGGACATCTGTTATTTTACCTTGTCGAGTGGGTGCGCGGACGACCATTGTCTGAGCGTGTACAAGGTTACGGGATGCAAATTGGTATCGCTTTAGTGGTTTGCGTCATGTTACTTGCGGTATTTAATGATTTAGCGCGCTTGTAA
- the lpxD gene encoding UDP-3-O-(3-hydroxymyristoyl)glucosamine N-acyltransferase, which produces MKQLQFTLAQLAESLGAELRGDAQKVIYGLATLQDANSDQLSFLANAHYRKQLEHTQAGALLLSAADAADYSGNCLVVADPYLSYSKLSHYFDRTPKAAVGIHPSAVVADSALIDSTASIGPGVVIDEQAVIEAGVVIGAHCFIGARTRIGAGGRLLPRVTLYHDTSIGQRVVIQSGAVIGGEGFGFAKHNGVWNKIAQIGGVTIGDDVEIGANTTIDRGALSDTLIGNGVKLDNQIQIAHNVQIGDHTALAACVGISGSAKIGRNCMLAGGVGLVGHIDICDDVFITGMTMVTHSITEPGAYSSGTAMQPAADWKKNAVRFRQLDALAKRVRGLEKQIQK; this is translated from the coding sequence ATGAAACAGCTACAGTTTACCCTTGCTCAGTTAGCTGAGTCTCTCGGCGCTGAGCTGCGCGGTGATGCGCAGAAAGTGATTTACGGTTTGGCTACGCTGCAAGATGCCAATAGTGATCAATTAAGCTTTCTGGCTAATGCCCATTATCGTAAGCAGTTAGAGCATACCCAAGCCGGTGCGCTGTTGTTATCGGCTGCGGATGCGGCGGACTACTCAGGCAACTGTCTAGTGGTGGCTGATCCATACTTGTCTTACTCCAAACTTTCCCATTACTTTGATCGCACACCCAAAGCGGCTGTGGGTATCCATCCCAGTGCGGTGGTTGCCGACAGTGCTTTAATTGATTCCACCGCCAGTATTGGTCCGGGGGTGGTGATTGATGAGCAGGCAGTGATTGAGGCTGGGGTAGTTATTGGTGCGCATTGCTTTATTGGTGCGCGTACCCGTATTGGCGCAGGTGGACGCTTGTTGCCGCGGGTCACCTTGTACCATGACACAAGCATTGGTCAGCGTGTGGTGATTCAATCCGGCGCGGTGATTGGTGGTGAAGGTTTTGGTTTTGCTAAGCACAACGGTGTATGGAATAAAATTGCGCAAATTGGCGGTGTCACCATCGGTGATGATGTTGAAATTGGCGCCAATACCACCATCGACCGTGGCGCTCTATCCGATACCTTAATCGGTAATGGGGTCAAGTTAGATAACCAGATTCAGATCGCCCATAATGTGCAGATTGGTGATCACACGGCTCTAGCTGCCTGTGTCGGTATTTCTGGCAGTGCCAAAATTGGCCGTAACTGCATGTTGGCCGGTGGTGTGGGGCTGGTGGGGCATATTGATATTTGTGATGATGTATTCATTACTGGTATGACCATGGTGACCCATTCAATTACTGAGCCAGGTGCCTATTCATCGGGAACAGCAATGCAGCCAGCAGCTGATTGGAAGAAGAATGCGGTACGCTTCCGTCAGTTAGATGCTTTAGCGAAGCGTGTTCGTGGTTTGGAAAAACAAATTCAGAAGTGA
- the lpxB gene encoding lipid-A-disaccharide synthase, which yields MTEAEQHPRLKVALVAGEASGDILGAGLMQALRAQHPHIEFIGVGGPLMTAQGLTSYFPMERLAIMGLVEVLGRLPELLAKRKRLIATLLEQQPDVFIGIDAPDFNLNIELKLREAGIKTVHYVSPSVWAWRQKRVFKIRKACDLMLTLLPFEAQFYQQHQVPVLFVGHPLADSIAMDNDPLPAREQLGLPATAQVVALLPGSRGAEVAKLGALFVDTARYLLAEKPHLQFVIPAANQARREQLAALLEPMPNLPIKILDGQSQAALQACDAVLIASGTATLEAMLFKRPMVVAYKLAPASHWLLKKLVKSPYVALPNLLAAEMLVPEFIQDAATPEALGEAVLAQLRDGSLQVQRFAELHESLRCDASQRAAQGVLQLLGHADAT from the coding sequence ATGACTGAGGCAGAGCAGCACCCGCGGTTAAAAGTCGCTTTAGTCGCTGGCGAAGCGTCCGGTGATATTTTAGGTGCAGGCTTAATGCAAGCGCTGCGTGCTCAGCACCCGCACATCGAGTTCATCGGCGTCGGTGGACCACTGATGACGGCGCAAGGGCTGACCTCTTACTTTCCTATGGAACGCTTGGCGATTATGGGTTTGGTGGAAGTGTTAGGCCGATTGCCTGAGCTACTTGCAAAGCGTAAGCGCTTAATTGCCACTTTGCTGGAGCAGCAGCCGGATGTCTTCATTGGAATTGATGCCCCAGATTTTAATCTCAATATTGAATTAAAGCTGCGTGAGGCCGGGATTAAAACCGTGCATTATGTCAGCCCATCGGTTTGGGCGTGGCGGCAAAAGCGCGTGTTTAAAATCCGCAAAGCCTGCGATTTAATGCTGACGTTGTTGCCTTTTGAAGCGCAGTTTTATCAACAACACCAAGTCCCAGTCTTATTTGTCGGGCATCCATTGGCTGACAGTATCGCCATGGACAATGATCCCTTACCTGCTCGCGAGCAGCTGGGCCTGCCGGCAACTGCACAAGTGGTCGCCTTATTGCCCGGTAGCCGCGGCGCTGAAGTGGCTAAACTGGGGGCGTTGTTTGTGGATACCGCACGCTACTTGTTGGCAGAAAAGCCGCATTTGCAGTTTGTTATTCCAGCCGCCAACCAAGCGCGCCGTGAGCAATTAGCCGCGCTGCTAGAGCCAATGCCTAACTTACCTATCAAAATTTTAGACGGTCAATCGCAAGCCGCCTTGCAAGCCTGTGATGCTGTATTGATTGCCTCGGGTACTGCCACTTTGGAAGCCATGCTATTTAAAAGACCCATGGTAGTGGCCTATAAGCTTGCTCCCGCCAGTCACTGGTTGTTAAAAAAATTGGTGAAAAGCCCTTATGTGGCCTTACCCAATTTATTGGCGGCAGAGATGCTGGTACCGGAATTTATTCAGGATGCAGCAACGCCTGAAGCCTTAGGCGAAGCCGTGCTAGCGCAGTTACGCGATGGCTCCTTGCAAGTACAGCGCTTTGCGGAGCTGCACGAGTCTTTACGCTGTGATGCCTCGCAGCGTGCGGCGCAGGGTGTGCTGCAACTGCTTGGACATGCCGATGCAACTTGA
- the lpxA gene encoding acyl-ACP--UDP-N-acetylglucosamine O-acyltransferase yields MSLIDPSAIIDPTAKLADDVKVGPWTVIGPGVEIGAGSIIASHVVLKGPTRIGRNNHIYQFSSVGEDTPDLKYQGEATRLVIGDNNVIREGVTIHRGTVQDRSETTIGNHNLIMAYVHVGHDSVIGDHCILVNNTALAGHVHMGDWAILSGFTLVHQYCRIGAHSFTAMGTAVGKDIPAFITVAGNPAVARSMNFEGMRRRGFSEETIQALRRAYKTVYRKSLTVDEALEALLESEAQFPEVALFCESIRQSSRGITR; encoded by the coding sequence ATGAGTTTAATTGATCCCAGTGCCATTATTGATCCGACAGCAAAGCTTGCGGACGATGTAAAGGTTGGACCCTGGACAGTGATTGGTCCGGGGGTTGAAATTGGCGCAGGATCAATTATTGCCTCTCATGTTGTACTCAAAGGACCAACGCGTATTGGTCGCAATAACCACATCTACCAGTTTTCTTCGGTGGGTGAAGATACGCCAGATTTAAAGTACCAAGGTGAAGCTACGCGCTTAGTGATTGGCGATAATAACGTGATCCGTGAGGGTGTGACTATTCACCGTGGTACGGTGCAGGACCGCTCGGAAACCACCATTGGTAACCACAATTTGATTATGGCCTATGTGCATGTGGGCCATGACAGTGTGATTGGCGATCATTGTATCTTGGTCAACAACACAGCTTTAGCGGGCCATGTGCATATGGGGGACTGGGCAATTTTGTCTGGCTTTACTCTAGTGCATCAGTATTGCCGCATTGGCGCTCACAGTTTTACCGCGATGGGCACTGCCGTGGGTAAAGATATTCCAGCCTTTATTACTGTGGCGGGTAACCCTGCAGTGGCGCGGAGCATGAACTTTGAGGGCATGCGTCGCCGTGGTTTTTCTGAAGAAACCATCCAGGCCTTGCGCCGTGCTTATAAAACTGTTTACCGCAAAAGTTTAACTGTGGACGAAGCGCTTGAAGCTTTGCTTGAGAGTGAAGCACAGTTCCCCGAAGTTGCCCTGTTTTGTGAATCAATCCGCCAGTCATCACGAGGTATTACCCGCTAA
- a CDS encoding OmpH family outer membrane protein codes for MRKLTQLVLLTAALISGPVFAEMKIAVLNYQMALLESDAAKKYAVDAEKKFGPQLSKLKKLESDAKRIQDRLMKDGERMQQAELERLELEFKQKARDFQAQSKDLNDDKAIADRDMLEKLKPKLDKAVEDVLKSGNYDIVLERGAVVDVKPQYDITLRVIERMNQLR; via the coding sequence GTGCGTAAATTGACTCAACTAGTTTTACTAACAGCCGCTTTAATCAGCGGACCTGTTTTTGCAGAAATGAAAATTGCTGTTTTGAATTATCAAATGGCATTACTGGAATCTGATGCAGCGAAAAAATACGCTGTCGATGCGGAAAAGAAATTTGGCCCACAGTTGTCAAAGTTGAAAAAACTCGAAAGTGATGCCAAGCGTATTCAAGACCGTTTAATGAAAGATGGCGAGCGTATGCAACAAGCTGAACTTGAGCGTTTAGAGCTGGAGTTCAAGCAAAAAGCCCGTGACTTTCAGGCACAGTCGAAAGACTTAAATGATGACAAAGCCATTGCTGACCGCGACATGCTAGAAAAGCTTAAGCCAAAGCTGGACAAAGCCGTAGAAGATGTACTGAAGTCAGGTAACTATGACATCGTTCTTGAGCGTGGCGCAGTGGTTGATGTGAAGCCACAGTATGATATTACGCTGCGTGTTATCGAGCGCATGAACCAGTTGCGTTGA
- the bamA gene encoding outer membrane protein assembly factor BamA yields MKRLLLPAVMSALIMSEAHAAPFTVSDIRVNGLQRVSAGSVFGALPLNVGETVDERQLADATRSLFKTGFFEDIQLTRDGDVLIITLLERPSISSLEISGNKAISKDDLLKGLKESGLAEGEIFQQATLDGVRNELQRQYVAQGRYSANIETEVIPQPRNRVALKINVNEGSVASIKHINVVGNQVFDNEELTDLFELKTKNWLSFFRNDDKYAREKLSGDLERLRSYYFDRGYINMDITSTQVSITPDKKDVYVTVNVDEGEQYTISDVKLSGDLKVPEAEVEALLLSREGQVFSRKVMTTTAELITRRLGNDGYTFANVNGVPQTNDEDHTVALTFVVDPGKRSYVNRINFRGNTKTMDEVLRREMRQMEGGWASTYLIDQSKVRLERLGYFKEVNVETPQVPGTDDQIDVNYSVEEQPSGSITASVGFAQNAGLILGGSISQSNFLGTGNKVSLGLTRSDYQSNYNFSFVDPYWTVDGVSLGYHGFYRATDFDKLDVDVSSYSMDSLGGGINLGYPVSETSRLNFGLGVQQDKLKTGRYTVNEIMSFVEKEGKDYTNFKASAGWSQSTLNRGMMATRGYSQSLVLEATVPGSDLSFYRLDYSGQIFKPLSTNYTLRFHTDLGYLDKYGSTSKVPFYEHYYAGGFNSIRGFKDSSLGPRSTPSTGEYPGTIRDYDQDHLPFGGNVLIQGGAELLFPMPFVKDQRSLRTVLFWDVGNVFDTKCSSAQKKRKESGCDISYDNLASSVGVGLTWVTALGPLSFSLGVPVKKPDNADTQVFQFSLGQTF; encoded by the coding sequence ATGAAACGTCTGCTGCTACCTGCGGTTATGTCCGCGCTCATAATGTCTGAAGCTCACGCTGCACCTTTCACTGTCTCTGATATCCGTGTTAACGGTTTACAGCGCGTGTCAGCAGGCAGTGTCTTCGGTGCTTTACCGTTAAACGTAGGCGAAACTGTGGACGAGCGTCAATTAGCTGATGCCACACGGTCTTTATTTAAAACTGGATTCTTTGAAGACATTCAGCTCACCCGTGATGGCGATGTATTGATTATTACCTTGCTTGAGCGGCCTTCAATTTCCAGTTTAGAAATTTCAGGTAACAAAGCCATCAGTAAAGATGACTTGTTGAAAGGGCTGAAGGAGTCGGGCTTGGCTGAGGGAGAAATTTTCCAGCAAGCGACTCTAGATGGCGTGCGCAATGAGTTGCAGCGCCAATATGTTGCCCAAGGTCGTTACTCGGCTAATATTGAAACAGAAGTCATCCCCCAGCCGCGTAACCGTGTTGCGCTGAAAATTAACGTTAATGAAGGCTCGGTTGCCTCAATTAAACACATTAACGTGGTGGGCAATCAGGTTTTTGATAACGAAGAATTAACCGACCTGTTTGAGCTGAAAACTAAGAACTGGTTATCGTTTTTCCGCAATGATGATAAGTATGCGCGGGAGAAACTATCCGGTGACTTAGAACGTTTGCGTTCATATTATTTTGACCGTGGTTATATCAACATGGATATAACTTCCACCCAAGTTTCGATTACCCCAGATAAGAAAGATGTCTATGTCACGGTGAACGTCGATGAAGGTGAGCAGTACACCATCAGTGATGTGAAACTGTCCGGTGACTTAAAAGTACCAGAAGCAGAGGTTGAGGCGCTGTTATTGTCGCGCGAAGGCCAAGTATTCTCCCGTAAAGTTATGACCACTACTGCTGAGCTGATCACCCGTCGCTTAGGTAATGATGGTTATACTTTTGCTAACGTCAATGGTGTACCGCAAACCAATGATGAAGATCACACAGTTGCCCTGACCTTTGTGGTTGATCCGGGCAAGCGCTCCTATGTTAATCGTATTAATTTCCGTGGTAATACCAAAACCATGGATGAAGTACTGCGCCGTGAAATGCGACAAATGGAAGGTGGCTGGGCCTCAACTTACTTAATTGATCAGTCAAAAGTGCGCTTAGAGCGCTTGGGCTACTTTAAGGAAGTCAACGTTGAGACGCCGCAGGTGCCAGGCACCGATGATCAGATTGATGTGAATTACAGCGTTGAAGAGCAGCCATCGGGTTCCATTACTGCCAGCGTCGGTTTTGCGCAGAATGCCGGTTTGATTTTGGGTGGTTCGATCAGCCAAAGTAACTTCTTGGGTACGGGTAATAAAGTCAGCCTTGGCTTAACCCGCAGTGATTATCAGAGTAACTATAACTTCAGTTTTGTTGACCCATACTGGACTGTGGATGGCGTGAGTTTGGGTTACCACGGCTTCTATCGCGCCACTGATTTCGATAAGTTGGATGTGGATGTTTCCAGTTATTCCATGGACAGCTTAGGTGGCGGAATTAACTTAGGTTATCCAGTCAGCGAGACTTCACGGCTGAACTTCGGGCTAGGTGTACAGCAGGATAAGCTCAAAACCGGTCGTTACACTGTTAACGAAATCATGAGTTTTGTGGAAAAAGAAGGTAAAGATTACACAAACTTTAAGGCCTCGGCCGGTTGGTCACAGTCCACCCTCAACCGTGGCATGATGGCGACCCGGGGTTACTCGCAAAGCTTAGTGCTAGAGGCAACAGTGCCGGGCAGTGATTTGTCTTTCTACCGTTTAGACTATAGCGGGCAAATCTTTAAGCCGTTAAGCACCAACTACACTTTGCGCTTTCACACCGATTTGGGTTATTTAGATAAGTACGGCTCCACTTCTAAAGTGCCGTTTTATGAGCATTACTATGCCGGTGGTTTTAACTCCATTCGTGGTTTTAAAGACAGCAGTTTAGGTCCTCGCAGTACACCGAGTACTGGTGAGTATCCGGGCACAATCAGAGACTATGACCAAGATCATTTACCCTTTGGTGGTAACGTCTTGATTCAAGGTGGTGCTGAGTTATTATTCCCCATGCCATTCGTCAAAGATCAGCGTTCATTGCGCACTGTTTTATTCTGGGATGTGGGTAATGTGTTTGATACCAAGTGCAGCTCAGCACAGAAAAAGCGTAAGGAGTCAGGCTGCGATATTAGTTACGATAACTTAGCCAGTTCAGTGGGTGTTGGTTTAACATGGGTGACTGCGCTAGGGCCGTTAAGCTTTAGCTTAGGTGTGCCAGTGAAAAAGCCAGACAATGCTGATACTCAAGTCTTCCAGTTCTCACTCGGTCAAACGTTCTGA